In a genomic window of Magnolia sinica isolate HGM2019 chromosome 16, MsV1, whole genome shotgun sequence:
- the LOC131229890 gene encoding filament-like plant protein 7, whose translation MEHKTWLWRKKSSEKTIVVNEKVNLSMKGGEQEAFMEDKALEMERSMKILNEKLSSALIECNAKDDLVTKHAKVAEEAIAGWEKAEAEAASFKEELEDALRQRVAAEERIVHLDAALKECMQQLRLVREEQEQKIHDAVTKTSREFEKLRINLEEKLAETSKKLSKLGVDNNHLSKVIQVKEKLVEDLSERKSQAEADFNALTARLDSMEKENASLKYEVHMLEKELEMRNEERDFNRKSADASHKQHLDSVKKIAKLETECQRLRLLVRKRLPGPAAFAKMRSEVECLGRDVAEPRKKKSNLSMGSLTVKDCMLDNCHDTSNKRISFLMERLCGTEEENKILKETLTKKNSELQSSRIMCARTASKLSQLEEQLGDLSKGQTGLELVRSMSGSYEPTLASISEDGYNEDEASCAESWASALISELEHFRNGKPKETSCRAVGGSDLSLMDDFVEMERLAIVAVDKHFESLHVSSDGNSTCLIQLETDSRVYPLEVTGKELVPIEKCHMGSSESNQEIKSKYQSIGKSPSWIQDIWRVILQQSQVAQRSLDEVLEEVRITLMNMNHHVPVEVMDTREISSHSSTSDPSKISGYISWKPPHTSPTADSSGGACDLNTSSLEIRNQQFCPNLNKSICKIIELIEGINQASSTDYSNQQFLSESAGSPTLCKESASYIVRVFQWKSSELSGVLRNFVYTCNDLLHGKADLERFAVELTSTLEWIMNHCFSLQDVSSMKDTIKKHFNWDESRSESELDVSINSPCSETEKVYASEECKRTNILSQMEKKIEFKLKEENRRLKDEIMNLEVGKKDLEEGLQSATNRNETLMTQLQESKQSIESLRIELVKLKESKGLIEDQIENHKLINEDLDTQLSVVRVELNEARQKFSSLHVELEDKNNCCEELEATCLELQLQLESVANKGISNYNVDQEDNQLRKEWEISAASEKLAECQETILNLGKQLKALASPRDAALIDKVIAPPASTKTNNRQSLLDQMLAEDDADVEEVKSPKTKEIICTGDPQKPVNPSAGLLYGRNISSVHNANYPVTTSFQASPVKSPRKFYGVETAGISLAIVPKRRSGGGSLWRKLLMRKKRDSSKKMPYALVA comes from the exons GCATTTATGGAGGACAAAGCACTGGAAATGGAAAGATCCATGAAAATTCTCAATGAAAAATTATCTTCTGCCCTCATTGAGTGTAACGCGAAAGATGATCTTGTGACGAAGCATGCAAAGGTTGCAGAAGAAGCCATTGCAG GCTGGGAAAAGGCAGAAGCTGAAGCAGCATCTTTCAAGGAAGAATTGGAGGATGCTTTGCGGCAGAGAGTAGCTGCAGAAGAAAGGATAGTTCACTTGGATGCGGCCTTAAAGGAATGTATGCAGCAGCTACGATTAGTCCGGGAAGAGCAAGAGCAAAAGATCCATGATGCTGTAACGAAGACCTCAAGAGAATTCGAAAAGTTAAGGATAAACCTAGAAGAGAAGCTAGCAGAAACAAGTAAGAAGCTTTCAAAATTAGGTGTTGACAACAATCATCTGAGTAAGGTCATTCAGGTCAAGGAAAAGTTGGTTGAAGATTTAAGTGAGCGCAAGTCCCAGGCAGAGGCTGATTTTAATGCTTTAACGGCAAGATTGGATTCTATGGAAAAAGAGAACGCTTCTCTGAAATATGAGGTTCATATGCTCGAGAAGGAACTTGAAATGCGGAATGAAGAAAGAGATTTTAATCGTAAATCAGCTGATGCATCACACAAGCAACACCTGGATAGTGTGAAGAAGATTGCGAAGTTAGAAACAGAATGCCAGAGATTACGTCTCCTAGTTCGAAAGAGATTGCCGGGTCCTGCTGCTTTTGCAAAAATGAGAAGTGAAGTTGAATGTCTCGGAAGGGATGTGGCCGAGCCAAGGAAGAAAAAATCAAATCTTTCAATGGGAAGTTTGACAGTTAAGGATTGCATGTTGGACAATTGTCATGACACCTCTAATAAGAGGATCAGTTTTCTAATGGAGCGATTATGTGGTacggaagaagaaaacaaaattcTCAAAGAGACGTTAACCAAGAAAAACAGTGAACTTCAATCTTCAAGGATCATGTGTGCGCGTACAGCTTCCAAATTATCCCAACTTGAGGAACAACTTGGAGATTTGTCGAAGGGTCAGACTGGTCTAGAACTCGTGAGGAGCATGTCTGGATCATATGAACCAACTCTTGCATCAATATCTGAAGATGGTTACAATGAGGATGAAGCTAGCTGTGCTGAATCATGGGCTTCTGCTTTGATTTCTGAACTAGAGCATTTCAGAAATGGGAAGCCAAAGGAGACATCATGTAGAGCTGTTGGAGGTTCGGACCTAAGTCTGATGGATGACTTTGTTGAGATGGAAAGATTGGCAATAGTTGCTGTGGACAAACATTTTGAAAGCTTGCATGTCTCTTCAGATGGTAATAGTACATGTTTGATTCAGTTGGAAACTGATTCAAGAGTATATCCCTTAGAAGTAACAGGTAAGGAACTTGTCCCAATTGAAAAATGTCACATGGGTTCCAGTGAATCAAACCAGGAAATCAAGTCGAAGTATCAATCCATTGGAAAATCTCCGAGTTGGATTCAGGATATTTGGAGGGTGATCTTGCAGCAGAGTCAGGTTGCACAAAGGAGCCTGGATGAAGTTCTTGAAGAGGTAAGGATAACTTTGATGAATATGAATCATCATGTTCCTGTTGAAGTCATGGATACAAGGGAAATATCAAGCCATTCCAGCACTTCGGATCCTTCGAAAATTAGTGGCTACATCTCTTGGAAACCACCACATACATCTCCAACAGCAGATTCGTCTGGTGGAGCATGTGATTTGAACACTTCTTCGTTGGAAATACGCAATCAGCAGTTCTGCCCGAATCTAAACAAATCGATCTGTAAAATAATTGAACTTATCGAAGGGATTAATCAGGCATCTTCAACGGATTACAGTAACCAGCAGTTTTTGTCTGAAAGTGCAGGAAGTCCTACACTATGTAAGGAGTCAGCAAGCTACATAGTGCGTGTTTTTCAATGGAAAAGTTCTGAACTTAGTGGTGTTCTACGGAATTTTGTCTATACCTGCAATGATCTCTTACATGGCAAGGCTGATCTTGAAAGATTTGCTGTAGAATTGACTTCAACTTTGGAATGGATCATGAACCATTGCTTTTCACTTCAGGATGTTTCAAGCATGAAGGATACAATCAAGAAGCATTTTAATTGGGATGAATCACGCAGTGAAAGTGAACTTGACGTCAGCATCAATAGTCCATGTTCAGAAACAGAAAAAGTATATGCATCTGAGGAATGTAAACGTACAAATATTTTGTCCCAAATGGAgaaaaaaattgaatttaaactaaaagaagaaaataGGAGATTGAAAGATGAGATCATGAATTTGGAAGTTGGAAAGAAAGATCTGGAAGAGGGGCTTCAGTCAGCCACTAATAGGAATGAAACCTTGATGACTCAACTTcaggaatcaaaacaaagcatTGAAAGCTTACGAATTGAACTGGTTAAGTTAAAAGAATCGAAAGGGCTGATCGAGGATCAAATCGAAAATCACAAGTTAATTAATGAAGATCTTGATACCCAGCTGTCAGTTGTCAGAGTTGAGTTAAATGAGGCTCGCCAAAAGTTCTCATCTCTGCATGTGGAGCTCGAGGACAAAAATAACTGCTGTGAAGAATTAGAGGCAACATGTCTTGAACTGCAGCTCCAGTTGGAAAG TGTGGCAAATAAAGGAATTTCCAATTACAATGTGGACCAAGAGGACAATCAACTCAGAAAA GAATGGGAGATCTCAGCCGCTTCAGAAAAGCTTGCAGAATGTCAAGAAACCATACTAAATCTTGGGAAACAGTTGAAGGCCTTGGCTTCACCAAGGGATGCAGCTCTCATTGACAAGGTGATCGCTCCCCCAGCATCAACCAAGACCAATAACCGTCAATCCCTTCTTGATCAGATGCTAGCAGAAGATGATGCTGATGTGGAGGAAGTCAAGTCTCCAAAGACGAAAGAAATTATTTGCACCGGAGACCCTCAGAAACCTGTCAATCCCAGTGCTGGTCTGTTGTATGGTCGAAACATCTCATCTGTCCACAATGCAAACTACCCAGTGACAACCAGCTTTCAGGCTTCTCCAGTGAAGTCACCTAGAAAATTTTATGGAGTTGAGACTGCTGGGATTTCTCTTGCCATCGTGCCCAAGAGACGCAGTGGGGGTGGCAGCCTTTGGAGGAAGCTACTGATGAGAAAGAAGAGGGACAGCAGCAAGAAAATGCCCTACGCCCTTGTTGCCTAG